From a single Silene latifolia isolate original U9 population chromosome 6, ASM4854445v1, whole genome shotgun sequence genomic region:
- the LOC141586833 gene encoding splicing factor-like protein 1, which produces MEPQTLSESLPPLSSSPSQLDPPSSLPQTLDSNPPLNHQNGNTTVLSAVSGGATTTTDNQNPQSGGEEETTSKRRKRRSRWDPPPSEAPDSGNDTSGTGRKRKSRWADDEPKPVIQLPDFMGGIEFDPEVQALNSRLLEISRKLQSGLPLDDRPEGARSPSPEPVYDNMGIRVNTREYRARERLNRERQEIISEIIKKNPAFKPPADYRPPKRYKKLYIPQKEYPGYNFIGLIIGPRGNTQKRMEKETGAKIVIRGKGSVKEGRFQQKQNSKPDPSENEDLHVLVEADTQEAVDAAAGMVEKLLQPVDEVLNEHKRQQLRELAALNGTIRDEEFCRVCGEAGHRQYACPSRLTTFKSDVLCKICGDGGHPTIDCPVKGTTGKKMDDEYKNFLAELGGGPGTEEGSGGGGGGSSHPGLGLNVGKGSSKELDETNLYIGYLPPNLEDEGLISYFSAFGEIVMAKVIKDRGSNISKGYGFVKYANVEQANAAIAGMNGKSIDGRTIAVRVAGRLPQPAPPSSQPPSGPPAPYSGPVTYPSQQYQSGGPYGAPVPWGPPPPYGAYPPPPPGSGYYPPPPPLPSYALPPGDPYGGSPASMAPPPPPSYLGSSYAYQPYYGAPPPPPPPSTDQPQVLANVPWASNPVPPLSAPAAEQAAQGADAEYEKFMAEMK; this is translated from the coding sequence ATGGAACCTCAAACTCTCTCTGAATCCCTACCTCCTCTTTCATCTTCCCCATCTCAATTAGATCCCCCTTCTTCCCTTCCCCAAACCCTAGATTCAAATCCCCCTCTAAATCATCAAAACGGCAACACGACGGTACTATCCGCTGTAAGCGGCGGCGCTACTACGACAACTGACAACCAGAATCCTCAATCCGGCGGAGAAGAGGAGACCACGAGCAAACGCCGCAAGCGCCGCAGCCGGTGGGATCCGCCTCCGTCAGAAGCTCCTGATTCCGGCAACGACACCAGCGGAACTGGTCGAAAGAGAAAGTCACGGTGGGCCGACGATGAACCCAAACCTGTCATACAATTACCCGATTTCATGGGTGGTATCGAATTCGATCCCGAAGTTCAAGCTCTTAATTCCAGATTACTTGAAATCAGCCGGAAGTTACAGTCCGGTTTACCACTAGATGATAGACCGGAAGGCGCGAGATCCCCATCACCTGAACCGGTTTACGATAACATGGGTATTAGAGTTAATACACGAGAGTATCGCGCTCGCGAGAGGTTGAACCGGGAAAGACAAGAGATAATAAGTGAGATTATTAAGAAAAACCCGGCATTTAAACCGCCGGCGGATTACCGGCCTCCGAAACGATACAAGAAGCTTTATATCCCGCAGAAGGAATATCCTGGTTATAATTTCATTGGGTTGATAATCGGGCCGAGGGGGAACACACAGAAACGTATGGAGAAAGAAACCGGGGCGAAAATCGTGATTAGGGGAAAGGGGAGTGTGAAAGAAGGGAGATTTCAACAGAAGCAGAACTCGAAACCTGACCCGAGTGAGAACGAGGATTTACACGTGTTGGTGGAGGCGGATACGCAGGAGGCAGTGGACGCGGCGGCAGGGATGGTTGAGAAGTTGTTACAGCCTGTAGATGAGGTGTTGAATGAGCATAAGAGGCAGCAACTTAGGGAGCTAGCTGCATTGAATGGAACAATTAGAGATGAGGAGTTTTGTAGAGTGTGCGGCGAGGCGGGGCATAGACAGTATGCTTGTCCCTCGAGATTGACGACGTTTAAAAGTGATGTGTTGTGTAAGATTTGTGGTGATGGTGGTCACCCTACTATTGATTGTCCTGTTAAGGGTACCACTGGTAAGAAGATGGATGATGAGTATAAGAACTTTTTGGCTGAGTTGGGTGGCGGTCCGGGAACTGAGGAGGGCTcgggtggcggcggtggtgggagTAGTCATCCGGGGTTGGGGTTGAATGTGGGTAAGGGTAGTAGCAAGGAACTTGATGAGACCAATTTGTACATTGGGTATCTGCCCCCGAATCTTGAGGATGAGGGTTTGATAAGCTATTTTTCGGCTTTTGGGGAGATTGTAATGGCTAAGGTTATTAAAGATCGTGGTAGTAATATTAGTAAAGGTTATGGGTTTGTTAAGTATGCCAATGTTGAACAGGCTAATGCTGCTATTGCTGGTATGAATGGCAAGAGTATTGATGGTAGGACGATTGCGGTCCGGGTTGCTGGCAGACTGCCTCAACCAGCTCCGCCTTCGTCTCAGCCTCCTTCTGGCCCTCCAGCGCCTTACTCAGGTCCAGTAACATACCCGTCTCAGCAGTACCAATCTGGTGGCCCTTACGGGGCTCCTGTCCCGTGGGGTCCACCTCCTCCGTATGGTGCATACCCTCCTCCACCACCTGGTTCAGGTTATTaccccccaccaccaccactaccgtCTTATGCTCTGCCACCGGGCGATCCTTATGGTGGTTCTCCTGCCTCTATGGCCCCTCCTCCCCCACCTTCGTATTTAGGGTCGTCTTATGCGTACCAGCCTTATTATGGGGCACCGCCACCTCCCCCTCCTCCATCCACAGATCAACCACAGGTATTGGCAAATGTGCCTTGGGCATCCAATCCTGTTCCGCCATTATCTGCTCCTGCTGCAGAGCAAGCTGCTCAGGGAGCTGATGCCGAGTATGAGAAGTTCATGGCAGAGATGAAATGA